The DNA segment GAGGTTCACCCGCATGACCCGCGTGTAATCCCCCCGGGGGTCATCTTTCGAGTGAGCGTTCCGGTAGAAGCCGGCACCGTTCACCAGGACATGGACCGCCTCGCCGGCTTCGATCCGGCCGCGCACCCACGTCTGCACCGCGTCGAGATCCTCCAGGTCCAGGTTGTGGATCCGCACCCGGCCCGGGTCCGTGCAACCGACCCGGGTTTCCTCGAGGCGGCCGCGGTTGCGCCCGATGATCTCGACGGCCGCTCCCTCCGCGACGAACTGCCGGCAGATTTCCCGGCCGATCCCGCTGCTGCCTCCGGTGACGATGGCCCGCTTGCCTGCCAGCCGTTGCGCCATACCGGACCTCCTGCCTCGGGTTTGATGATGCGGCCCGCGCCCGGATGCGCCGCTCCGCCCGCGGTCTCCGGTCAGCTGGTGCGCCCCTGCCGCTCAAACAGTTCGTCCAGCCGGGCCCGGACTGCGGCGATCACCGACTCCACGGTGCCCGGCAGCATGCAGCCGGAGGCGCGGGGATGACCGCCCCCGAGCGGCGTCAGGCTGCGGGCGAACTCGCCCACGTTCACGGCGCCCCGCGAGCGGAACGAGATGCGGACGTTGCCGCCCGGCTGCTCCACGAAGAGCAGGCTCACCTCGACGCCGTTGATGAAGCAGATCTCGTCGATGATGTCGCCGGTGTCCTCGGTGGTGGCGCCCGTGCGACGGATCATCTCCAGATCCATCACCGACCAGATGTAGCGTCCGTGCGGGTCGCGCTCCATCCGGTTCAGCACCAGACCCAGCAGCTTCTTCATCGCGTAACTGCGCACCAGGTGCACCCGCTCGGCGGTGTCGGGGAAATTGAAGCCGGTTTCCAGCAGCCGGGCCGCCACCCGGTGCGATGACGGCCGGGTCAGGTCGTACTGGAAGGCGCCGGTGTCGCACAGGATGCCCACGTAGATGAGGTCGGCCAGCCGGACGTCCAGGGGAATCCGCCACGTGGGATCGTCGACGAAAGCGAACAGCACCTCCGTGGTGGAAGCGACCTGACTGCTGCAGATCTCGATGTCGTAGGTGCCGGCGTTGCCGAACGCGTGGTGGTCGATCTTCACCCGCACCGGGCACGCCATGAACAGCGGCCGGACCCGCCCCGCGCGGTCGGCGCCGCAGTCGACCACGATCCCCAGGTCGTAGCCCGTTGCGGCCGCCTCGGCCCGGTCCACCGGGACGATCTCCGGGGCGCCGTGCAGGAACAGGAAACGGGCCGGACAGGGGCGCTCGTTGACGACGTGGATGACCTTACCGCTGCCGGGAAATGCCTGCTCCAGCATGTACTTGACGGCCAGCTCGGCCGCAACGGAGTCGCCGTCCTCCCGTTCGGTGGCCGTGATCAGGACCCGGTCGGCCTGCCGCGCGGCGTCATGGAGGCGCTTCAATTCCGGTTCGAACATGAGATGCCCCATCCGACGGAGAAATAACTGGTCATGTTACCAAAGGGCACGGCCGATTGAAAACAAAAAAGGGACCAACCCCATGGGCCGGTCCCAATCCTGTTGCAGTCGCAGTACTCGCTTCGGCAGCCGCCGGTCTTTTTAGAGCAGGGCCAGCAGCCGGCTCTTTTTCTCTTCGAATTCGTCTGCGGTGATCAGCCCCTCCACCATCAGGGCCTGCAGATCCTTGATGATCCCCGGAATGTCGGCGACATCCAGCGACATCATGATCTCGAACAGGTCCCCCACCTCCACGGCCTCCTTAACCCTCTTGCGCGGTTTCGGCTTGTCCTCACCGCGACGGAAGGACACCGATTCGCCCAGCTTGACGGCGTCCACCAGCCAGTTCACGCGCAGCCAGAACTTGGAGCCGCCTCTCTTGCCGTTGGACCACCAGGCCCGGTGCTTGTAGGCGGAATCCGGCAGCTTGAACGTGGCCAGTTCTTCCATCTGGTCGTAGGTCAGGCTGACGGCGCTCTCTTTCAATGCGGCCAAATACTTCTCGATCGGTTCGTACTTGCTCACGTTCGGAACCTCCTGTTGAAAACAATTTCTGATATGAATGCAAAAGTGATTATAATTCGACTAATTACATTTATCAATAATTTTTACCCAAAAATCATTTATTTTCAATGTATTTTTCCAGCCAGATCCATAATCTACTCTAGAATAAGACGTTACGAATACACTCCAAACGCTCAATACATATATAATCATAATTAAGATTGGGGCGGTGTCCGAACAGAATCTTGTGGCGGACATCTGCTCATTTTTGTATCATATTCATCGTCCGGTGCATCTCACTTGGCGAGAGTGCGTGGGAGTACTTCCATGATATTGCCCATCAAGGTGTACGGCGATCCGGTGCTTCGGCGCAAAGCCGCTCCCGTCAACGCCTTCGATGACGCGCTGACCCGCCTGGCGGCGGACATGGCCGAGACCATGTACCATGCG comes from the Acidobacteriota bacterium genome and includes:
- a CDS encoding SHOCT domain-containing protein, whose translation is MSKYEPIEKYLAALKESAVSLTYDQMEELATFKLPDSAYKHRAWWSNGKRGGSKFWLRVNWLVDAVKLGESVSFRRGEDKPKPRKRVKEAVEVGDLFEIMMSLDVADIPGIIKDLQALMVEGLITADEFEEKKSRLLALL